The following DNA comes from Mucisphaera calidilacus.
CCCGCGGAGCATGGTCCGGTCGGAAACCTCGAAGCCCTCCGGGAAGCCACGGAAAAACTCGGTCTCGCCGTCAACCACCTTGAACCCGCGGTAGAAGTGATCGTCCTCACGCAGCTCGCCCCGCGCGACCGTGCCCGCGACACGCGGACGCATCGCACGCTCGTCCTCGAAGACCACCGAACTCTCCTGAGGCTTCGACGCCACGGTGTGGTCCATGCCCTGGAACAGGTGCACACGCGGACGCGGCTTGTACGACTGCCGCGACAGCAACGCCATCGCCGGCGGGATCAGGGCAAAACTCGCCACCACCAGCACCGCCGCGATCAGCGGGAACGGAACCTTCGGCAGACGGAAGTTGATATCGGGGTCGTTCGGCCTCGCCATCGTCGCTCAGCTCACTCTTCAATGATTTCCAGCGACTCGGCACCGAGGTCGCGGAGGAAGTTGGACGTCGTCTCAGGATCGAAGCGCGGGTCTCGCGCCTCCACACAGATGAAAAACCGGTCGGCCGTCGCACGACGGAAGTTCTGGCTCTTGAACAGCGGGTGATAGAGCATCGGCAGCCCGTTCAACCCCAGCATCGCGAACACCGCCGTGAACGCCGAGAACAGAATCGTCAGCTCGAAGATCGGCGGAATCCACGCCGCGAAACTGTTGAACGGCTTGCCCGAGATCAGGTACGGATAAGCCTCGAGGTTCACCCACAGCCACGTGTTGATCGGGCCGGCCATCGTGTACACGGTCAGGATGATGCCCGTCGACATCCCCAGCAACCCCGCCACCAGCACGAAGTAAGGCAGGATGGTCCGCTTCACGCCCATCTCCTCGTCGATCCCGTGGATCGGGAACGGCGCGTGAACGTCCCACTTCTCAAAACCCTCGTCGCGGCACTTGCGCACCGCCGGCATCAGCGTGTCCATGTCCTTGAACTCGGCGATGATGCCGTACAGGTCAGGCCCGGTCGTCGTCGCGTCAGCAGCCATCAGGCACCCCCCTTCTCGTCGTGACCATGATCATGACCGTGACCCTCGTGCGCCTGAGGCATCACGGACTTGACCTCCGCGATCGCCACGATCGGCAGCACCTTCAGGAAGATCAGGAACAGGCTGAAGAACAGCCCGAACGAGCAGGCGAACATGCTGAAGTCGTAGAACGTCGGCTGGAAGTCGTCCCAGCTCGAGGGCAGGAAGTCGCGGTGCAGCGACGTCACCACGATGACGTAACGCTCGAACCACATGCCCGCGTTCACCGACATCGCCGCCAGCATCACCGTCCAGAGGTTCTGGCGGCACGGCTTGTACCAGAGGATCTGCGGGATCACGCAGTTGAGCGTGAACATGCACCAGAACCCGATCCACTTGTAAGGACCGAACGGCCGGTTCAGGAACAGGAACTGCTCGAAGTGGTGGTTCGAATAGGCCGCGACGAAGAACTCCACCGTGTAGGCGAACGTCACGATCAGACCCGTGCCCAGCATCACCTTGCACATCAGGTCGATGTGCCGAGGCGTGATGATGTCCTGGATCCCGAAGATCGCACGGCTCGGGACCGCCAGCGTCAGCACCATCGCGAAGCCGCCGTAGATCGCACCCGCGACGAAGTAAGGCGGGAAGATCGTCGTGTGCCAGCCCGGCAGCTGCGAGATCGCGAAGTCGAACGAAACCACCGAGTGCACCGAGAGCACCAGTGGCGTCGCCAGCGCCGCCAGCAGCAGATACATCCGCTCGAAACGCTGCCAGTGACGGCTCGAGCCGTTCCAGCCCAGCGCCAGCACGCCATAAAACATCTGCGTCAGCCGGTTCTTCGCCCGGTCACGGATCGTCGCCAGGTCCGGCACCATGCCGACGTACCAGAAGGCCAGCGACACGCTGAAGTACGTCGAAACCGCAAAGACGTCCCAGAGCAGCGGCGAGCGGAACTGAGGCCACATCGCCATCTGGTTCGGATACGGGAACAGCCAGAACGCCAGCCAGGGCCGGCCGACGTGGATCAGCGGGAAGATGCCCGCACAGACCACCGCGAAGATCGTCATCGCCTCCGCGAAACGGTTGATCGACGTGCGCCAGTTCTGACGGAACAAGAATAGAATCGCCGAGATCAGCGTCCCCGCGTGGCCGATGCCGACCCAGAACACGAAGTTGATGATCGGGAAGCCCCACGAGACCGGCTGGTTGTTGCCCCAGATGCCCACGCCCGTCACGAACAGAATGCCGATCTGGATGAAGAACAGCAACGCGAAGAAGCTCGCCGTCAGGAACGCCGCCCACCAGATCGGGTTCGGCTTGCCCAACGCGATATCCACCACCTTGTCGGTCACCGACGTGAAGTCGTTCGCGCCGGTGATCAGCGGCGGACGCTCGGCCGGGTCGTCGTAGGTGTTGTCCGACGGGACACTCGTGATGTAGGAAGGGTTAATCGTCGACATAACTCACTCAATCAGCCGTGGCCGGCCCCCTCGTGCTCCGCTTGCTTGTCCTTGCCCTTCGCCGACTTCGCCAGCTTCGGGTTCGGGTTCGTGATCCGCGCCAGGTGCCGGGTCCGGGGACGCGTGTTGAGCTCCCGCAGCACCTCGTAGGCACGGGGGTTGGCCTGAATCTTCGAGACACGGGCCTCGCCATCATTCAGGTTGCCGAAGACAATCGCCTCCGTCGGGCACGCCATCTGGCACGCCGTGGCGATCTCGCCGTCCTGCACCAGCGGGCTCGAACGCTTGTTCTGCTGGTACTCGTTGTCCGCCTTGATCTTCGCCGCCGCGATCCGCTGCGTGCAGTAGGTGCACTTCTCCATGATGCCACGCATCCGCACCGTCACCGCCGGGTTGAACAGCATCTTCTTGATCGGATCGATCGTCTTGGCCTGCTGGTTGTCGGGGATGTCCAGCCAGGGCATCGCCGCACCACGCGGGTCCTTCGCGTGGTAATCGAAGTAGTTGAACCGACGAACCTTGTACGGGCAGTTGTTCGAGCAGTAACGCGTGCCGATGCAGCGGTTGTACACCATCGTGTTCAACCCCTCGGTGTCGTGCACCGTCGCCGCCACCGGACACACCTGCTCGCACGGCGCGTTCTCGCAGTGGGTGCACATCATCGGCATCACCACCGCCTCGGGCGAACCCTCGGGATCACCCTTGTAGTAGGTGTCCAGACGCAGCCAGTGCATCTCGCGGCTCATGTCCACCTGCTGCGCACCGACCACCGGGATGTTGTTCTCCGACTGACACGCGATCACGCAGGCGTTGCAGCCGATGCACGTGTTCATGTCGATCGACATGCCCCACGCGTGCGGGTCGTTGAACGCGTCCGGACCGCCCTCACGCTTGGGCTTGGTCGCCTCCTTGGTCGTGTGATCATCGACGATCGGCGGCGGGCTCCAGAGCTGCACACGCAGGTCGCCATGCACGCTGCGGTCCACAAACTTCGGATCACGCTCGTAACGCTCAAGCGGCGCACTCTTAACGATGTACGGGGCATCCTCCGGATCCTTCGGATCGCCCACACGCTTCTTCAAGCCATACTTGCCGACGTCGTCCAGCCCGATCACGTGGTGCTGCGACGTCATCGCCAGCTTGTGCTGGCCGCCCGCCAACGCGACCTGCGCCGCCGAGAAATCGCCGGCGGCACGCAGCGGGTTGACGTCCACGCCCACGCCATCACCGACACGCCCCGCCGCCGTCCGGCCGTAGCCCTGGTAAAGCGTCACCGACCCGCGGGCCTGACCCTGCTTGCGGAAGACCGGAATCGTCACCGAGGCACCGCCCGCCGTGATCGTCACCAGGTCACCGTCCGCCGCCACGCCCAGCTCACGAGCGTCCGCCGGGTGCATCAGGGCCGGGTTGTCCCAGCAGACCTTGGTCGAGCTGTCGGGCAACTCCTGCAGCCAGCCGTTGTTCGCCATCCGGCCGTCGCCCAGCGACGGGCTCGGCTTGATGACGATCTCCAGCGACGGGGCCGGCTTCGTCTCACTCGACGACACCTCACCCGACACACGCACCGACACCGGCTGAGCCGGCTGATCCAGGAAGCCGCGGTGCACCGAAGCACGCCACGCCTTCTCGAACTCACCCGTCGAGAGCAGCTCGGTCCACGTCCGACGCACAAGGTCATAACCGGCCAGCGGCCGCTCACGAAGCAGCAGCGCCAGCACCTCGATCGCCGACTTGCCGCCATAAAGCGGCTCGATCAAAGGCTGCTGAACCGTCGCCGTCCCGTCCCACGCCGTGCCGTCGCCCCAGCACTCCAACGCGTGCGCCATCGGCAGGTGCCAGAGGCATGCGCGACTCGTCTCGTTGACATACAGGCTCAGATGAACCGTCTCGTCCACCCTGCCCAGCAACTCGGCGAAGCCCAGCGACGCCGGTGCGTCATACACAGGGTTACCGCCGAGAATCACCAGCTTCCGCACCTCGCCCGACTCGATACGCTCGGCGAGCGACGCGATGCTCGCGCCACACGGATACTGATCCGCCGCCGGCTCTCGGATGTACGAAACCGTCGCGCCCACACACTGAAGCTTCTCGTTGATCAGCGCCGCCAGGTGATGCGCCTCGGGAGGCAGCACGTCGCCGACGACCACCAGCGACCGGCCGTGATGCGCCAGCAGGTCCGCCGCCAACGCCTCAACCCACGCCGACGAACCGTTGAGCGAGCCCGATTCGGTCACGCCCGCCAGACCGATGCGCGCCGCCAGCGCCCGCAGTATCGCGAGCTGCTTCGAGACCTGCACCGGCAGACGCTCGTCCGCCGCGAGACCGGTCGGCGTAAACGTCGACTCGGCCACGTACATCCGGCTCATCGAACCCGACACGTCCTTGTCCGCACGACGACGGCCCGCCGCCCAGCCCCTGGCGTTGCTCGCCTGACCGGGATGGTCCGACAGCAGGTCGCACTCGAAGCAGGCGATCACGTCGGCACGCGACAGGTCGTACTGCGGACGAACCGCCTCGCCAAACGCCGACCGCAGACCCTCGATCGCGTGATCACGATTCGTGGACTCCCACGTGTGCCATGTCGCGCCGGGGTAAGCAGCGATCGCACGCGCCCGCATCGACAACAGCGTCGGGCTGCCTGTCGCCTCACTGAGAAACGCGATACCCGAGCCGGCCGCGCCCTTGAGCGGACCGAACGACGTGCCCGCGTAGCGGTCAAACGCCTCCCAGCTCGCCACCTGGAACTCGCCGCCGTCCCGCCTGAGCACCGAACGCGAACGCTCGGGGTCGTACATCTCCAGCGTCGAGGCCTGCGTCTGAACGTCCGCGGCACCCAGGCTCATCGCGTGATCCGGGTTGCCGTCAACCTTGGTCGGACGGCCGTCCATGCTCGTCACCAGCGTCGGACGAGCCACGCCCTGGCGATCGATCATCGAGGCGAAATACTCCGGAACGCCAGGCGTCGAGCCGTTCGGACGCGACGCGTAAGGCACCACGTACTCCTGAGGCCAGCGACGGCAGCCCGAAAGCGTCAGGCCCGCCAGCGCCATCGAGGCACCCGCCAGACGCAGAAAACCGCGACGCGACATCGAACGCAGCTCCTCCGGGTCGTAACCGGGGAATTCCTCGGCGACCTGCGCCCGGAACGCGTCCGAGTCCGCGTACTCGGCCAGCGAACGCCAATACGTCATGCCCTGATCGCGGGCGTCAACCTGGGGGTCTAGCGATGGCACGTTGAACAACTCGTCATGTAGGCAATGGAGTGGATGTTGTACTTCTCTTTCAGCTCAAGACCGATACGCAGCTGAGCCTCTTCGTCCGTCTCGTCACCAACCTTCGGCAGCTCGAGGTGGTACGTCATCGACGTCACCTGATCCAGCGGACGCAGGTGCTTCTCCGGCTCGCGGTGACACTCGATGCACCAGCCCATGCTCAGGTTCTCGACCTGATACACGCCCTCTTCACCCATCTTGTCGACCCGGCCGTGGCACGAGTAACAGCCCACGCCCTTGTTCACGTGCGCCGAGTGGTTGAAGTAGGAATAGTCCGCGAGGTCGTGCACCTTGACCCACTTCACCGGCTTGCCCGTGCGGTAACTCTCGTACACCGGCTGCAGCTTGTCGCTGTTCTTACGAAGGCCCGCCGCGTCCGTCTCGGGGTTGTGACAGTTGATGCACGTCTGCGTCGGCGGGATCGCCGCGAACGCCGCGTCCTCCACCGTCGTGTGGCAGTAGGTGCAGTCCATGCCCAACTCACCCGCGTGCAGCTCGTGGCTGTAAGGCACCGGCTGCTCCGGGCGATAACCCGGGTTCAGCGTGCCCGCGCTCAGCGTCAGATACGTCGTCGCGGGGACATACATCCCCGCTCCCACGATCATCAGCAGCACCACGGGCAACAGATAATTCGCCCACGAGGGGAACACATAAGGCTGGTCACTTGAATCACTCATCGCCGTCTCTTCGGATCGACCCACTACGCGGAAATAACATAGTGGCTGTCAGAGCGCCCCGGTCACTCCATGCCGTTTACC
Coding sequences within:
- a CDS encoding c-type cytochrome — encoded protein: MARPNDPDINFRLPKVPFPLIAAVLVVASFALIPPAMALLSRQSYKPRPRVHLFQGMDHTVASKPQESSVVFEDERAMRPRVAGTVARGELREDDHFYRGFKVVDGETEFFRGFPEGFEVSDRTMLRGQKKFDTFCYPCHGKDGYGKGPIHQRANWLSARDPGNNSWVPPSNLHTIDPTSGQLQYGSELYEDGRMYNTITYGIRNMAGYGHVINEEDRWAIVLYIRALQRSQNAELVDVPADRVEILGR
- a CDS encoding DUF3341 domain-containing protein; translated protein: MAADATTTGPDLYGIIAEFKDMDTLMPAVRKCRDEGFEKWDVHAPFPIHGIDEEMGVKRTILPYFVLVAGLLGMSTGIILTVYTMAGPINTWLWVNLEAYPYLISGKPFNSFAAWIPPIFELTILFSAFTAVFAMLGLNGLPMLYHPLFKSQNFRRATADRFFICVEARDPRFDPETTSNFLRDLGAESLEIIEE
- the nrfD gene encoding NrfD/PsrC family molybdoenzyme membrane anchor subunit, with product MSTINPSYITSVPSDNTYDDPAERPPLITGANDFTSVTDKVVDIALGKPNPIWWAAFLTASFFALLFFIQIGILFVTGVGIWGNNQPVSWGFPIINFVFWVGIGHAGTLISAILFLFRQNWRTSINRFAEAMTIFAVVCAGIFPLIHVGRPWLAFWLFPYPNQMAMWPQFRSPLLWDVFAVSTYFSVSLAFWYVGMVPDLATIRDRAKNRLTQMFYGVLALGWNGSSRHWQRFERMYLLLAALATPLVLSVHSVVSFDFAISQLPGWHTTIFPPYFVAGAIYGGFAMVLTLAVPSRAIFGIQDIITPRHIDLMCKVMLGTGLIVTFAYTVEFFVAAYSNHHFEQFLFLNRPFGPYKWIGFWCMFTLNCVIPQILWYKPCRQNLWTVMLAAMSVNAGMWFERYVIVVTSLHRDFLPSSWDDFQPTFYDFSMFACSFGLFFSLFLIFLKVLPIVAIAEVKSVMPQAHEGHGHDHGHDEKGGA
- a CDS encoding TAT-variant-translocated molybdopterin oxidoreductase; this encodes MPSLDPQVDARDQGMTYWRSLAEYADSDAFRAQVAEEFPGYDPEELRSMSRRGFLRLAGASMALAGLTLSGCRRWPQEYVVPYASRPNGSTPGVPEYFASMIDRQGVARPTLVTSMDGRPTKVDGNPDHAMSLGAADVQTQASTLEMYDPERSRSVLRRDGGEFQVASWEAFDRYAGTSFGPLKGAAGSGIAFLSEATGSPTLLSMRARAIAAYPGATWHTWESTNRDHAIEGLRSAFGEAVRPQYDLSRADVIACFECDLLSDHPGQASNARGWAAGRRRADKDVSGSMSRMYVAESTFTPTGLAADERLPVQVSKQLAILRALAARIGLAGVTESGSLNGSSAWVEALAADLLAHHGRSLVVVGDVLPPEAHHLAALINEKLQCVGATVSYIREPAADQYPCGASIASLAERIESGEVRKLVILGGNPVYDAPASLGFAELLGRVDETVHLSLYVNETSRACLWHLPMAHALECWGDGTAWDGTATVQQPLIEPLYGGKSAIEVLALLLRERPLAGYDLVRRTWTELLSTGEFEKAWRASVHRGFLDQPAQPVSVRVSGEVSSSETKPAPSLEIVIKPSPSLGDGRMANNGWLQELPDSSTKVCWDNPALMHPADARELGVAADGDLVTITAGGASVTIPVFRKQGQARGSVTLYQGYGRTAAGRVGDGVGVDVNPLRAAGDFSAAQVALAGGQHKLAMTSQHHVIGLDDVGKYGLKKRVGDPKDPEDAPYIVKSAPLERYERDPKFVDRSVHGDLRVQLWSPPPIVDDHTTKEATKPKREGGPDAFNDPHAWGMSIDMNTCIGCNACVIACQSENNIPVVGAQQVDMSREMHWLRLDTYYKGDPEGSPEAVVMPMMCTHCENAPCEQVCPVAATVHDTEGLNTMVYNRCIGTRYCSNNCPYKVRRFNYFDYHAKDPRGAAMPWLDIPDNQQAKTIDPIKKMLFNPAVTVRMRGIMEKCTYCTQRIAAAKIKADNEYQQNKRSSPLVQDGEIATACQMACPTEAIVFGNLNDGEARVSKIQANPRAYEVLRELNTRPRTRHLARITNPNPKLAKSAKGKDKQAEHEGAGHG
- a CDS encoding cytochrome c3 family protein, yielding MSDSSDQPYVFPSWANYLLPVVLLMIVGAGMYVPATTYLTLSAGTLNPGYRPEQPVPYSHELHAGELGMDCTYCHTTVEDAAFAAIPPTQTCINCHNPETDAAGLRKNSDKLQPVYESYRTGKPVKWVKVHDLADYSYFNHSAHVNKGVGCYSCHGRVDKMGEEGVYQVENLSMGWCIECHREPEKHLRPLDQVTSMTYHLELPKVGDETDEEAQLRIGLELKEKYNIHSIAYMTSCSTCHR